The following DNA comes from Candidatus Baltobacteraceae bacterium.
ACGGTAGGTGATGATCATTGGTCGAAGTAGTACGCTATGCATCGCCACAACACCCCGCTACGCGGCGTCAAAGCGACTCCCCGCCCGAAGCCGGACGAGCCCGGATACTCCGAGGTGAACTACGCCTACGCGGGCCGCACGGGCCATATCCATGAAGTGGTCGAGATCGACGGCCGCCAATTGGCAAAGGTCGGGTTCGACGATCGTAAGATCGTTTATTATTATCTGGAAGACTTGGAGCTCGATCGATCCGCGAAACGCGGAACGTTTCACGACGCCGGTTCGGAAAGCGGAGGATAGATTTTGCCCATCGTTGCGGTGACCCAGCCCGTTCCGGTCGATCCGGCCGGGGGATTCGATTATCTTGCCGTCGATAGCGAACGCGATCGCGTTTACGCTGCGCATCCGGGCGGAGGCGGCCTGCTGGTTGCCGACGGCGACACCGGAAATGTCATTGCGGTCATCCCGGTCGGACCGATGCATGGTCTTGCGATCGATCCTGCGACCGGGCATGTGTTCACCGGAAACGGCGACTCGCGCAGCGTGAGCGAGGTCGATCCCGAATCGCAGCAGATCCTGCGCACGGCGATCGTCGACGGTCCGGTCGACGCGATCGCATACGATCCGCAGCTCGGCCGAATCTACGCTGACGAAGACGACGGCACGCGGATCTTCGTCGTCGACACGAAGACGTTCCGTCAGATCGCGGTGGTCAAGTTACCCGGCCACAAGCCCGAGTACATCCAGGTCGATCCCGAAACGCACGACATTTACCAAAACATCGCGACCGACAACGAGATCGCGGTGATCGACCCCAAGACGCTCAAGGTTACTCGGATTATTCCGACGCCGCAGATTCAGAACAACCATCCGCTTCAGTACGACGCCGAGCATCACCAATTGATCGTAGGGGGAGAGAACAACGTTCTGGCGGTGTATGACCGTTCCGGCAAGTTGCTTCATCGGGTGAATCTTCCCGAGCACGTCGACCAATGTGCGTGGGAGCCGACACATCAGTGGTTGGCGTGTGCGGGCGGCGGAATCACGCTATATTCGTATGACGGGACGAGCGATCCGAAACTTCTCGACGATCAGAAGATCGCTCAAGGCGTGCATACGACGGCGATCGATCCGCGAACGGGTACGATCTGGGTGGTGTGGAACGATCGAAGCACCAACGACGCTTTCATCCAGGGGTTCACCTACCGGTAAAGCGCTCGAGCGCGAGAAACCGGGCGTCGAGCTTGGGCGCACCGTCGGCGATCGTCTGTGCGACGATCTCGCCGATAGCCGGTGCGAACTTGAAGCCGTGCCCCGAGAAGCCGCAAGCGACGACGATGTTTGCGAAGCCGGGAACGCGGCCGATCGCGAAGTGCGCGTCGGGCGTCATCGTGTACATACAGGCCTTCACGGAGCACAGCTCGCCGCCGGCGTCGGGAATCCACTTCGCAAGCGTCGTGCGCATGGCCCCGATTTCGCTTTCGTGTACGTCGCGATCGAGCCGATCGGCGTGCGAGCTCTCGCCATGACCGTGGAAGGCGATCTTGAGCCCGTCGCCGAGATCGGGTATTCCGTAGACCGGTGCGAGCAGATCGGCGCGTTCGAGGAAGAACGCCGGAACGCGATCCGGTCCGCACGGTTCGGAACGCGGTGCGAACCAGTATTGCACGTTGCGTTGAACGGTGAGCGTCGCGCCGAGTTGCCCGAGCAGATCGCTCGTCCACGGGCCGGCGCACACCGCGACGTGCGCGGCCTCGACAGACTCGCCGCCCTCGAAGACGAGGCGGACGCCGCCGTCCGACGGTTCGAACGACCGCACCCACGTACGCTCGTGGAGTTCGGCGCCGTATTTGCGTGCCATCCGCAGATGGGCTGCGATCGCCCGCTCGGGAAAGACGACGCCGGCGTACGGTTCGAGAATCGCGACCTCGCCGTCGAGCGGACGCAGCAGCGGGAAGCGAGCACGCACTTGCGCGGCGTCGAGATGCTCGATTGGAATATCGAACGCGGCCGCGGCGCGGGCAACGCCGCGGATCGACGCCGCGTCGGGCTGCCCGATCATGAGCACGCCGAAGAGGTCGAGCAACGCGGTCAGCGTTTCGTCTTCGAGCTCGCGCCAGAGCGCGTACGCACGCTCCAGCAGCGGCACGTACGCCGGGTCTTCAAAGTAGGCTTTACGGATGATGCGCGTACGGCCGGCCGACGAACCGAGATCGTGCACGAGCGTGAACTGCTCGAACCCCGCCACGCGCAGGCCGCGCCGCGCCAAGTGCGCGGCAACGGCGCTGCCCATCCCGCCCAAACCGATGACCGCGACATCGTACTTCATGCAGGCGTCATTTCTGCGTGGGGACACGGCTACCGCCCCGATCGTGCAGGCAGGGGAGGCAGCCGAACCGCAGAACCAGGCTCCCCGGCCTTATTTGCCGACGTAGCTCAGTTGGTAGAGCAGACGATTCGTAATCGTCAGGTCAGCGGTTCAAGTCCGCTCGTCGGCTCCATTCGCCTTACGCACGCGGAACGAAGTTCAACGCTAGACCGTCGATGCAGTAGCGCAAGTATTTCGGCGGCGGCCCATCATTGAAGATGTGGCCGAGGTGCCCGCCGCAGCGGCGGCAGTGCACTTCGGTGCGTTCCTCTCCGGGAAGATCGTAGTCGGCTTGCGTCAGCGTTCGCCCGGGCAGCACGCTCGTGAACGACGGCCAGCCGTCGCCGCTGTCGTACTTCATCTCCGACGTGAAGAGTTCTTGACTGCAGCCGGCGCAATTATAGACACCGGGACGGTGCTCGCCGATCAGCGGACTGGAAAACGCCGGCTCCGTTCCGTCCTCGCGCAGAATCACGTACCGATCGGAACCGAGGATGTCTTTCCACTCGGCATCGGTATGCGTCACCGGATACTTGGTTCCCGACGCGGCGCGCGCGAGCAACGGCACGAATGCGATCGCGCCGGCGAGACCCCCGAGAAAATGAGCGCGGCGCATCATGGTGCCACCTGACAAAGAGCACCGTTGCGCTCGAAATACCGCTGATGATAATTCTCCGCGCGAAAGAACATCGGAGCAGCAACTATTTGCGTTGCGATCTTTTTTCCGCGCGCGATCTCTTCGCGCTCGCGCGAGGCAGCGGCGGCCGCGGCCTGCTCGAGCGAATGCGTAAAAATTGCCGAGCGGTATTGGGTTCCGTAGTCCGGTCCTTGGCGATTGATCTGCGTCGGATCGTGAATCTTCCAAAAGATGTCGAGCAGGTGCTCGTAGCTGACTTCGGACGGATCGAACCGGACCTCGACCGCTTCGGCGTGGCCGGTGCGATCGGTGCAGACCTCCCGATACGTTGGGTTTTGGGTGGAACCGCCGGTGTAGCCGGAGACCGCATCGATCACGCCGGGCACGCCCCGGAAGGCCGCTTCGACGCCCCAGAAGCAGCCGGCGGCAAAGGTTGCGATTTGGGTGCTCATACACCTGAAGAACGCCGCCAACGGCGGGGCGGATGCGTTGTAGACGATATGAAAGCGATACGCATTCCCGTCTTCGGCGGGCCCGAGGTTCTCCAACTCCAAGATCTGCCGACGCCTGCGCCGGGCCGCGGCGAGGCGCTCGTGCGCATGGCAGCGGCAGGCGTCAATTATCGCGACGTGTACGAACGTACCGGGCGCTACGGCGGCACGCCGCCGATCACGGCCGGCGCCGAAGGCGCCGGGACGGTCGAGGCGGTCGGAGACGACGTGCGCGATGTTCGTGTCGGCGAACGCGTCGCGTTCACCAACGTGCTCGGCGCGTATGCGCAGTACGTCGTCGCGCCGGCGGATCGACTGATTCCGCTGCCCGAAGGACTGTCGATGATAGAGGGCGCGGCGTTTCCGCTGCAGGGGCTCACCGCGCAGTATTTGGTGCACGAGTACTATCACGTGACCCCGCAAACAACCGTGCTGCTGCACGCGGCAGCGGGCGGGGTCGGGCTCTTGCTCGTGCAAATGCTCAAAACGATCGGCGCGCGTGTGATCGGGACGACGTCGACCGACGAGAAGGCGGCGGTCGCGCGGGAGGCCGGCGCCGACGACGTGATCCTCTACACCCGCGAAAATTTTGTTGATGCGGTGAAAAAGCTCACCGAGGGAAGCGGAGTCGATTTGGTGCTCGACGGAGTGGGGAAGTCGACCTTTCCCGGCAGCCTCGAATCCGTGCGAACGCGTGGAACCGTCGTGCTCTATGGCTCGGCCAGCGGGCCGGCCGATCCGATCGGACCGAACAGCCTGCAAGCGCGCTCGCTTACCGTCGCGGGCGGGACGCTGCCCAACTTCATCGCAACACGCGAGGAACTGCTGCGGCGTGCGCGCGACGTCCTGGGTGCGATCGCGAACGGGACGTTGACGCTGCGGATCGACCGCACGTTGCCGCTGGCGCAGGCCGCCGAGGCGCACCGGTTGCTCGAATCGCGCGCGACCAGCGGGAAGCTCGTGCTCGTCATCTAGCGCCGGCGGGTTCGACGATCACGTCGCGGCGCACGTCGCGCACGCTGGTCGTGCCGGTCAACGCCATCGAGATCGCAAGTTCGTTGCGCACGATCTCGATCGCGCGCGTGACTCCGTCTTGGCCGCCGGCTCCGAGGCCGTAGATGTAGGCGCGGCCGAGCAGCACCGAACGTGCCCCGAGCGCAAGCGCGCGCAGCACGTCCATCCCGGTGCGCACGCCGGAATCGAAGATCACGTCGACCTGATCGCCGACCGCGTCGACGACCGATTCGAGCACCGAGATCGTCGAGGGTGCGCCGTCGAGCTGACGCCCGCCGTGATTGGAAACGACGATGGCGCTGACGCCGGTGCTCGCGGCGATGCGAGCGTCCCGCGGATCGAGAATGCCTTTGATCACGATCCGCCCCGGCCACAGTGCGCGAATCCATTCGAGATCGCGCCAGTTGAGCGTCGGATCGAACTGTTGTGAAACCCAGGTCGCGAGCGAGGTGACGCTCTCCATCCCTTGGATGTGGCCGGCCAGATTGCCGAACGTTTTGCGTTTGCCGCGCAGGATGGAAAGGCCCCACGCCGGTTTGGTCGCGACGTCGAAGAGATTACCCAACGTGATTTCAGGCGGAACCGTCAGGCCGTTCTTCACGTCGCAGTGGCGCTGGCCGAGCACGGTTAGGTCCATCGTGACCATCAGCGCGCTGCACTTTGCCGCCACCGCGCGCGCGATGAGATCGCGCACGAAGCCGCGATCGCGCATCACGTAGAGCTGGAACCAGAACGGCTTCTCGACCGATTCGGCCACGTCTTCGATCGAATCGATCGACATCGTACTCAAGCAGAACGGAATTCCGGCCGCCTGCGCGGCGCGGCAGGCGAGGATCTCGCCGTCGCCGTGCTGCATGCCGCACAGACCGATCGGCGCGAAGGCGAACGGCAACGCCGCTTCCTCGCCGGCGATCGTGGTCGAGAGATTGCGCTCCCGCACGTCGATTCCGATGCGCTGGCGCAGGTGCAGCGCATCGAGGTCGGTACGATTCGAGCGCAGCGTCGATTGCGTGTACGAGCCGTGATCGCCGTACTGGAAGAACGCGCGCGGAACCCGGCGCTGCGCCATCGTGCGCAGGTCGTCGATCGAACAGGCTTTGCGCAGCCTTTCATTCATTCGAAGAACGACTCCAAGAACGTCGACTGAAACGCGTGGAGACGGTCCGCCGCGCCCGGGTCCTGGTCCATCCAATCGTTGATCATCAAGGCGAAGATCAGCGTTCCGTGCGGTGTCAGTAAATACCCCGCGAGCGTACGCGTATGATTGACCGTGCCGGTCTTGGCGATCACCGCTCCGGCGAGCGGCGGTGCGGTGAAGCGATGCGCGAGCGTTCCGCTCTTTCCTCCGACCGGCAGCGCCGCGAGCACGGCGGCGCGGTTGGGTCCGTTCCAATCGTGCGCGAGAACCGTAACCAGATCGCGCGCGCTGATGCGGTCGTAGGCGGAGAGCCCCGACCCGTCGACCAGCGTGGTCGTCGCCGGATCGACGCCGATCGAGCGCAGCCAGGCGCGCTCGCGGTCGAGCGCCGCGGCGCGCGTGGCGCCGAGCGCGTCGAGCAGCGATTCGGCGAGCAGATTGTTGCTCGGGGGCCACATTGCTTTCAAGAGATCGGGCAACGGCGGCGAACGATGCACCCAGAGGTCGTGCGCCGCGGGCGCAGCCATGCCGAGGTGCGGCGCGTTCGCGAACGTAATGCCGGCGCGTGCCAACGCATCGGCGGCAAGCCCCAGGGTTACCGCTGCCGGATCGAGCATCGACGCATCGATGTCGGCGTCGGTTTCGTCGGCCGGCAAACTGCCGGTCAGCACGAGCGTATCGGGCGCGGTCCACGAAACGTGCAGCGCGGTCGTGTCGTCGCTGTGCGGCGGCCCGGTGGTCGCCTCGTTCACGATCGTAATCGCATTCGTCGCCGGCTCGGTCGAGATCGTCGGCGGCGCACCGGGCGCACCCGGGTGAAGCGCGACGTGCAGCGAGTTCTCGTCGATCGAGAGCGGGCTCGGCGGCGCTGCGTAATAATAGGGAAGATCGTCGATCTCCCAGCCGCCGGGATAGCGCGGCGCGTCGAGCGCGCCGTCATCGCCGACGAGCGCGTCGAAGTGCGTGGTTCCGGCCGTCGCTACGGCTTGCGCCCCTTGGTCGAGATCGCTCGAGCGCAGCAACGGATCGCCTCCCCCAACGAGAAAAAGTGAGGTTCCGTCGGTCGCGAGTTGTGTCGTAAAGCGAAAGTCGACACCGAGTTCGTCGAGTGCGGCTGAACCAACGACCAGCTTCAGCGTGGATGCCGGCATGACGGCCGCGTCGGGATCGCGGGAAAAAATCACCGCACCGTTTTTGGCTGAGATCACATATGCGCTGACCAGTGCACCGCGTAACGTCGGCGCCTCGAAAAGCGGGGAGGGGAGCAAAAGCGCGAGGAGCGAGAGCATGAGCGCTCCATTCGCGCGCTACGAGAGCTTCCCCCATGTGCTGCCCGAACTGCGCAGTTGCTCGACCGAGATATATCGGATATACTCAAGTCGATGGCAAAGGTTCTCATCTCTCTCGACGAGCGGCTGCTGCGCCGCATCGATCGAATGGCGGCTGCACGCGGTCTTTCGCGAAGCGCGTATATCGCGGAACTTGCAGAGCGGGACGCAACGCGTTCGTCAGGCGCCGCTCCTTCCGTGCGTGCGGCACTTCGCCGGCTCGATCGGCTCTTTGCGAGTAGTGCGCGCGGGGAATCGACCAAGATCGTTCGCGCCGAGCGCGACGGGCGATGACGGAAGCCGTTCTCGACGCATCCGTCGTACTCAAATGGTTCCGTACTGAGGGCGAGCGCAACGCAAAACCAGCCGCAGCGTTGCGCGCGCAATTCGAGAGGGGTGAACTGCTGGTGTTGGCGCCGCCTC
Coding sequences within:
- a CDS encoding YncE family protein produces the protein MPIVAVTQPVPVDPAGGFDYLAVDSERDRVYAAHPGGGGLLVADGDTGNVIAVIPVGPMHGLAIDPATGHVFTGNGDSRSVSEVDPESQQILRTAIVDGPVDAIAYDPQLGRIYADEDDGTRIFVVDTKTFRQIAVVKLPGHKPEYIQVDPETHDIYQNIATDNEIAVIDPKTLKVTRIIPTPQIQNNHPLQYDAEHHQLIVGGENNVLAVYDRSGKLLHRVNLPEHVDQCAWEPTHQWLACAGGGITLYSYDGTSDPKLLDDQKIAQGVHTTAIDPRTGTIWVVWNDRSTNDAFIQGFTYR
- the solA gene encoding N-methyl-L-tryptophan oxidase, with translation MKYDVAVIGLGGMGSAVAAHLARRGLRVAGFEQFTLVHDLGSSAGRTRIIRKAYFEDPAYVPLLERAYALWRELEDETLTALLDLFGVLMIGQPDAASIRGVARAAAAFDIPIEHLDAAQVRARFPLLRPLDGEVAILEPYAGVVFPERAIAAHLRMARKYGAELHERTWVRSFEPSDGGVRLVFEGGESVEAAHVAVCAGPWTSDLLGQLGATLTVQRNVQYWFAPRSEPCGPDRVPAFFLERADLLAPVYGIPDLGDGLKIAFHGHGESSHADRLDRDVHESEIGAMRTTLAKWIPDAGGELCSVKACMYTMTPDAHFAIGRVPGFANIVVACGFSGHGFKFAPAIGEIVAQTIADGAPKLDARFLALERFTGR
- the msrB gene encoding peptide-methionine (R)-S-oxide reductase MsrB produces the protein MMRRAHFLGGLAGAIAFVPLLARAASGTKYPVTHTDAEWKDILGSDRYVILREDGTEPAFSSPLIGEHRPGVYNCAGCSQELFTSEMKYDSGDGWPSFTSVLPGRTLTQADYDLPGEERTEVHCRRCGGHLGHIFNDGPPPKYLRYCIDGLALNFVPRA
- the msrA gene encoding peptide-methionine (S)-S-oxide reductase MsrA; this encodes MSTQIATFAAGCFWGVEAAFRGVPGVIDAVSGYTGGSTQNPTYREVCTDRTGHAEAVEVRFDPSEVSYEHLLDIFWKIHDPTQINRQGPDYGTQYRSAIFTHSLEQAAAAAASREREEIARGKKIATQIVAAPMFFRAENYHQRYFERNGALCQVAP
- a CDS encoding quinone oxidoreductase; translated protein: MKAIRIPVFGGPEVLQLQDLPTPAPGRGEALVRMAAAGVNYRDVYERTGRYGGTPPITAGAEGAGTVEAVGDDVRDVRVGERVAFTNVLGAYAQYVVAPADRLIPLPEGLSMIEGAAFPLQGLTAQYLVHEYYHVTPQTTVLLHAAAGGVGLLLVQMLKTIGARVIGTTSTDEKAAVAREAGADDVILYTRENFVDAVKKLTEGSGVDLVLDGVGKSTFPGSLESVRTRGTVVLYGSASGPADPIGPNSLQARSLTVAGGTLPNFIATREELLRRARDVLGAIANGTLTLRIDRTLPLAQAAEAHRLLESRATSGKLVLVI
- a CDS encoding alpha-hydroxy acid oxidase, with amino-acid sequence MNERLRKACSIDDLRTMAQRRVPRAFFQYGDHGSYTQSTLRSNRTDLDALHLRQRIGIDVRERNLSTTIAGEEAALPFAFAPIGLCGMQHGDGEILACRAAQAAGIPFCLSTMSIDSIEDVAESVEKPFWFQLYVMRDRGFVRDLIARAVAAKCSALMVTMDLTVLGQRHCDVKNGLTVPPEITLGNLFDVATKPAWGLSILRGKRKTFGNLAGHIQGMESVTSLATWVSQQFDPTLNWRDLEWIRALWPGRIVIKGILDPRDARIAASTGVSAIVVSNHGGRQLDGAPSTISVLESVVDAVGDQVDVIFDSGVRTGMDVLRALALGARSVLLGRAYIYGLGAGGQDGVTRAIEIVRNELAISMALTGTTSVRDVRRDVIVEPAGAR
- the dacB gene encoding D-alanyl-D-alanine carboxypeptidase/D-alanyl-D-alanine-endopeptidase, whose amino-acid sequence is MLSLLALLLPSPLFEAPTLRGALVSAYVISAKNGAVIFSRDPDAAVMPASTLKLVVGSAALDELGVDFRFTTQLATDGTSLFLVGGGDPLLRSSDLDQGAQAVATAGTTHFDALVGDDGALDAPRYPGGWEIDDLPYYYAAPPSPLSIDENSLHVALHPGAPGAPPTISTEPATNAITIVNEATTGPPHSDDTTALHVSWTAPDTLVLTGSLPADETDADIDASMLDPAAVTLGLAADALARAGITFANAPHLGMAAPAAHDLWVHRSPPLPDLLKAMWPPSNNLLAESLLDALGATRAAALDRERAWLRSIGVDPATTTLVDGSGLSAYDRISARDLVTVLAHDWNGPNRAAVLAALPVGGKSGTLAHRFTAPPLAGAVIAKTGTVNHTRTLAGYLLTPHGTLIFALMINDWMDQDPGAADRLHAFQSTFLESFFE
- a CDS encoding type II toxin-antitoxin system HicB family antitoxin encodes the protein MRALRELPPCAARTAQLLDRDISDILKSMAKVLISLDERLLRRIDRMAAARGLSRSAYIAELAERDATRSSGAAPSVRAALRRLDRLFASSARGESTKIVRAERDGR